From a single Collimonas pratensis genomic region:
- a CDS encoding non-ribosomal peptide synthetase yields the protein MSNVKPDLLSLATRFAQLPEAQRKLFLQKLDAAGIDFRLLPIPPRAERAASVPASFAQMRLWLHARMIDEPAAYHITERMQLDGKLDAHALRLSCDALIARHEALRTTFTESADGVQQTVHAPLRCPWHQTDLSDFPAFARVARAELIAAGDEAQAFDLTQGPLLRACLIRLDANTHWLALTLHHIVADGWSVDVLLAELSAFYRAYAMKEAVSLAPLPIQYADYALWQRRWLDAGERERQLEFWRTQLDASRDVLMLPGAAPRPAQRSARGARHLFRIDDKLTQQLRDLANARRATPFAVLLATLNGLLARASGEAQIQVGVPAANRERAETAGLIGFFVNTLTLAVGTGMTQSFAALVDATQRNLIDAQSHQDVPFEQVVEALGVVRSASHNPLFQVMAAYGARRHLPTLADVAISVLPSGTPYAKFDLTLSCEESDDGISAAFTYALDLFDADAAVRLAERFLTLLSSAVAAPDTALGDLQWLPPAELAQLTAWNRLPPQQAEAPVQTPVQNFKAVHEHIADFAQERPDARGVADLQRAFTRGEVEARATRLARRLVAAGITAEMRVGVALGRSVDLLVTLIAVLKSGAAFVPLDPAHPRERLAQMIADAQICHVISEAQSLSMLPVSDELRIWLASEAGDASVDDAQLASVKLPQVSPLQAAYVIYTSGSTGKPKGVVVDHCSFTRHCAAIAERYGAGEKDVFLLFQSVNFDGAHEGWFSQYMSGAAIAITADTLWPPAQTCKMMVREGVTMTYVPPGCATQLAEWALAHGAPPTLRSLTVGGEATSREAFALMRRAFPEVRIVNGYGPTETVITPMLWMFHPQDDSAKLADSAYLPIGTLVGARTAHVLDTRLNPLPVGVIGELYLGGEGVGVARGYLQRPALTAERFVPDPFGALGARLYRTGDLVKRRADGVFDFIGRVDHQVKLRGLRIELGEIEAQLAAHDDVREAVAIVHGKGAQAVLVAYVELSDEARARQLRADAAELDAHLRHTLPDYMVPAHIVVLEALPRNANSKVDRAALPEPERQQRVYEAPSVGIEAALAQIWREVLNVERVGRADHFFEMGGHSLAAVRVATRVAERLARELPVRALFEAPLLSQYAQRVQAAIPTEADFQADLHGAAGASASVDANGLLPLSPAQLGLWFLWRSQPDNAAYNIPLAMRLRGPLDLTALSAAFALAAARHPALRTRLVESAGSLPRQRIEQRWEVTLPLTDLTHDASEAARLARAAALTDEDALRPFNLGEEGLWRVRLLRLADDDHVLSLVVHHIISDGDSIALWLEDIRSAYVAQVSGSASAPVFSCHAPLPLPELPLLPRAAPRARLAFWRDALEDIPQLLLPAPSGGRAAAPRWQAGRIPFEIDRSLLQQLRTVALEAHATLPMLLHAALNVALYRATGAGDQPIGVLASTRELTHALTSDAARLALGLFINAVVVRTRLSSMDSPALVLAAVRDAALAAYAHADTPFADVVAALRTPRSAVGNPLFQVMFNYMRPQGGAGKGWGGLTLSDFNDVRHRVVFELELDVVEHADGRVTAAFSYANELVDTGFVEALTADYLQAVRQFAEAPHAALGPASVWTGHAVRAVRPTAGNAESAMPAARVARLAEALAHIWDGVFGSAPSHYDNLFDAGATSFDIVRFVDAACAAGYALTIAEVFGNPYFSGLAERLAVGLASPVALRNGD from the coding sequence ACATTACCGAACGCATGCAGCTGGATGGCAAGCTCGACGCCCATGCCTTGCGCCTGTCGTGCGATGCCTTGATCGCACGGCATGAAGCCTTGCGCACGACTTTCACCGAAAGTGCCGACGGCGTGCAGCAGACAGTGCATGCACCGCTGCGTTGCCCCTGGCATCAAACCGACCTCAGCGATTTTCCTGCCTTTGCGCGGGTTGCCAGGGCAGAATTGATCGCCGCCGGTGACGAGGCCCAAGCTTTCGACCTGACCCAAGGACCGTTGCTGCGGGCTTGCCTGATACGGTTGGACGCCAATACGCATTGGCTGGCGCTGACCTTGCATCACATCGTGGCCGACGGCTGGTCGGTCGACGTCTTGCTGGCCGAGCTGAGCGCCTTCTATCGCGCCTACGCGATGAAAGAGGCGGTGTCGCTGGCGCCGTTGCCGATCCAGTACGCCGACTACGCGTTATGGCAGCGCCGCTGGCTGGATGCCGGCGAACGCGAGCGCCAGCTGGAATTCTGGCGCACCCAGCTGGACGCCAGCCGCGACGTCTTGATGCTGCCCGGCGCGGCGCCGCGGCCGGCGCAACGCAGCGCGCGCGGCGCCCGCCATCTGTTCCGCATAGACGACAAGCTGACGCAGCAGCTGCGGGATCTTGCCAATGCCCGCCGGGCGACACCGTTTGCGGTGCTGCTGGCGACCTTGAATGGCTTGCTGGCGCGCGCTTCGGGTGAAGCGCAGATCCAGGTCGGGGTGCCGGCAGCGAACCGCGAAAGGGCGGAAACCGCCGGTCTGATAGGCTTCTTCGTCAACACCTTGACCTTGGCGGTCGGCACCGGGATGACGCAATCGTTCGCAGCGCTGGTGGATGCGACCCAGCGCAACCTGATCGATGCGCAATCGCATCAGGATGTACCGTTCGAACAGGTGGTCGAGGCGCTTGGCGTGGTGCGCAGCGCCAGCCACAATCCCCTGTTCCAGGTGATGGCGGCTTACGGTGCACGGCGGCACCTGCCGACGCTGGCGGACGTGGCCATCAGTGTTTTGCCTTCGGGGACGCCATACGCCAAGTTCGACCTGACGCTGAGCTGCGAGGAAAGCGATGATGGCATAAGCGCCGCGTTTACCTATGCACTGGACTTGTTCGATGCCGACGCGGCAGTACGTCTCGCCGAACGCTTTCTTACCCTGCTATCGAGTGCTGTGGCTGCACCGGATACCGCACTCGGCGATCTGCAATGGCTGCCGCCGGCCGAGTTGGCGCAACTCACGGCCTGGAATCGTTTGCCGCCGCAGCAGGCGGAAGCGCCGGTGCAAACGCCGGTGCAAAACTTCAAGGCGGTGCATGAGCATATTGCCGATTTTGCACAGGAACGCCCGGATGCACGCGGTGTCGCCGATCTGCAGCGCGCTTTCACGCGCGGCGAGGTCGAGGCCCGCGCCACCCGTCTGGCACGGCGCCTGGTCGCCGCCGGCATCACTGCCGAGATGCGGGTCGGGGTGGCGCTGGGTCGCTCGGTTGACCTGCTGGTGACCTTGATTGCGGTGTTGAAATCGGGGGCGGCGTTTGTTCCGCTCGATCCAGCTCACCCGCGCGAACGTCTGGCGCAGATGATAGCCGATGCGCAGATCTGCCATGTGATCAGCGAGGCCCAAAGCCTGTCGATGCTGCCGGTATCGGATGAATTGCGGATCTGGCTGGCAAGCGAAGCCGGCGACGCCAGCGTCGACGACGCACAGCTTGCATCGGTCAAATTGCCGCAAGTGTCGCCGCTGCAGGCCGCTTATGTCATCTACACCTCCGGCTCGACCGGCAAACCAAAGGGCGTGGTGGTCGATCACTGCAGCTTTACGCGGCATTGCGCAGCGATTGCCGAGCGCTACGGCGCCGGCGAGAAAGATGTTTTCCTGCTGTTCCAGTCGGTCAATTTCGACGGCGCCCATGAGGGCTGGTTTTCGCAATACATGTCGGGCGCCGCGATCGCCATCACCGCCGATACCCTGTGGCCGCCGGCCCAGACTTGCAAGATGATGGTGCGCGAGGGTGTCACCATGACGTATGTGCCGCCCGGTTGCGCCACCCAGCTGGCGGAATGGGCGCTGGCGCATGGCGCACCGCCTACCTTGCGCTCGCTGACGGTAGGCGGCGAAGCAACTTCGCGCGAAGCCTTTGCGCTGATGCGCCGTGCCTTCCCCGAGGTCCGCATCGTCAACGGCTACGGTCCCACCGAAACGGTGATTACGCCGATGCTGTGGATGTTCCATCCGCAAGACGATAGCGCCAAGCTGGCCGACAGCGCCTACCTGCCGATCGGCACGCTGGTCGGCGCGCGTACCGCCCATGTGCTGGATACCCGCCTGAACCCGTTGCCGGTCGGCGTTATCGGCGAACTGTACCTGGGCGGCGAGGGCGTTGGCGTGGCGCGCGGCTATCTGCAGCGGCCGGCGCTGACCGCCGAACGTTTTGTGCCGGATCCCTTTGGGGCGCTCGGGGCGCGGCTGTACCGCACCGGCGATCTGGTCAAGCGCCGAGCGGACGGCGTGTTCGACTTTATCGGTAGGGTAGACCATCAGGTCAAGCTGCGCGGCCTGCGCATTGAACTGGGTGAGATCGAAGCCCAGCTGGCTGCCCATGACGACGTGCGCGAGGCGGTGGCGATTGTCCACGGCAAGGGCGCGCAGGCAGTCCTGGTGGCCTATGTCGAACTGAGCGATGAAGCAAGGGCGCGCCAGCTGCGCGCCGATGCTGCTGAACTGGACGCTCATTTGCGCCACACCTTGCCGGACTATATGGTGCCGGCGCATATCGTCGTGCTGGAAGCGCTGCCGCGCAACGCCAACAGCAAGGTCGACCGTGCCGCCTTGCCGGAGCCGGAACGCCAGCAACGCGTGTACGAGGCGCCCAGCGTCGGCATTGAAGCGGCGCTGGCGCAAATCTGGCGTGAAGTCCTGAACGTCGAACGGGTTGGCCGCGCTGACCATTTCTTCGAGATGGGAGGGCACTCGCTGGCGGCAGTCCGGGTTGCGACCCGCGTAGCTGAGCGGTTGGCGCGCGAACTGCCGGTAAGGGCCTTGTTCGAGGCGCCGTTATTGTCGCAGTATGCGCAGCGGGTGCAGGCGGCGATACCGACAGAGGCCGATTTCCAGGCCGATTTGCATGGCGCTGCCGGCGCCTCTGCAAGCGTCGATGCCAATGGCTTGTTGCCGCTGTCGCCGGCGCAGCTTGGTCTGTGGTTCCTGTGGCGCAGCCAGCCGGATAATGCCGCCTACAACATTCCTCTGGCAATGCGTTTGCGCGGACCGCTGGATCTCACTGCGCTGAGCGCTGCGTTTGCCCTGGCCGCCGCGCGTCACCCGGCGTTGCGCACCAGGCTGGTCGAAAGTGCCGGCAGTCTGCCACGCCAGCGCATCGAGCAACGGTGGGAAGTCACGCTGCCGCTGACCGACCTGACGCATGACGCCAGCGAAGCGGCAAGGCTAGCCCGCGCGGCTGCGCTGACCGACGAAGACGCGTTGAGGCCATTCAACCTGGGCGAAGAAGGTTTGTGGCGCGTGCGTTTGCTGCGCCTGGCGGATGACGATCATGTGCTGTCGCTGGTAGTCCATCACATTATTTCGGACGGCGATTCGATAGCGCTTTGGCTGGAAGATATCCGTAGCGCCTATGTTGCTCAGGTTTCAGGCTCTGCATCTGCACCGGTCTTTTCTTGTCATGCGCCGTTACCGCTACCGGAACTACCACTGTTGCCTCGCGCCGCGCCGCGGGCGCGCCTGGCGTTTTGGCGCGACGCCCTTGAGGATATTCCGCAGTTGTTGCTGCCTGCGCCTTCGGGCGGACGCGCAGCTGCGCCGCGCTGGCAGGCAGGCCGCATCCCTTTCGAGATCGACCGTTCTTTGCTGCAGCAGCTGCGCACGGTGGCGCTGGAGGCGCATGCAACCTTGCCGATGTTGCTGCATGCCGCCTTGAATGTGGCTTTGTACCGCGCTACGGGCGCCGGCGATCAGCCGATCGGTGTGTTGGCCTCGACGCGGGAATTGACACATGCGTTGACCTCGGACGCCGCCCGCCTCGCGCTTGGCTTGTTCATCAATGCGGTCGTGGTGCGCACCCGCTTGTCGAGCATGGATTCCCCGGCGCTGGTGCTGGCGGCCGTTCGCGACGCCGCACTGGCGGCGTATGCGCACGCAGATACACCCTTCGCGGATGTCGTAGCGGCCTTACGGACGCCGCGCAGCGCGGTCGGCAATCCGCTGTTCCAGGTCATGTTCAATTACATGCGGCCGCAGGGCGGCGCCGGTAAAGGCTGGGGCGGACTGACGCTGAGCGATTTCAACGACGTCAGGCATCGTGTCGTGTTCGAACTGGAGCTGGACGTGGTCGAACACGCCGACGGCCGTGTCACGGCAGCATTCTCTTATGCCAACGAACTGGTCGATACCGGATTCGTCGAAGCGCTGACGGCAGACTACCTGCAGGCGGTGCGGCAGTTTGCCGAAGCGCCTCATGCCGCGCTGGGGCCGGCATCGGTCTGGACCGGACATGCAGTTCGCGCTGTGCGGCCAACAGCCGGAAACGCTGAAAGCGCAATGCCTGCTGCGCGAGTCGCCCGGCTGGCCGAGGCGCTGGCGCATATTTGGGACGGCGTGTTTGGTAGTGCGCCTTCGCACTACGACAATCTTTTTGACGCCGGGGCAACCTCCTTCGACATCGTGCGCTTTGTCGATGCGGCTTGCGCCGCCGGCTATGCCTTGACGATTGCCGAGGTGTTCGGCAACCCCTATTTTTCCGGATTGGCGGAACGGCTGGCTGTCGGCCTGGCTAGTCCTGTGGCGCTGCGTAATGGTGATTGA